TCCTGCTGGCTCGCGAACGACGAGGCCATACTAAGCAGCATCGGGTTGAGTACGGCGATCATAGCGGCAGCGTAATGGCACCTGGTATTGTTAAGTACCAGGAAGCTCACCAGGAAAAGTGTGACCGAGGCGGCACCCAGTAGCAGGTGAAAAGTATCCTGCTGCAGCACTAACACGAAGGTGAGGGGAACCAGTAAGAGCAGATGAAAGAAGATGAAGTCGAACAACATCTTGATTTTAGACTGCTCGCGGGTATCGGCCGTTTTGTGCAAATACGCACCGACTGCAGCTTGTTCGGCTGCATGATAGATGCTGACGGCTAATAATCGGATCCGCTTCATAAGTACGTTGCTGACGGTAGAAAGTGTCTATGGTTAAAATTACTGGTAGGGGAAGTTAGGTCAATTAGCATGGCTGCCCGTTATACTTTCGTGTGAAATTGCGGCCGGCGCAATACTCATAAAGAGGTATAAAAAAGGGGCCGATACAAATCGGCCCCGAACACTTCATCACTGTAATCTATCCCTTATGCAACTACAATTTCTTTTGCAGGTTCCTGCTTAGCTTCTCTTTTGGGCAAGGTTACCTTTAACACGCCGTTTTCATATTTAGCGTTAATTTTTTCTGCATCCACGTTCTCGTCAAGCGTAAATGAACGTTTGAAAGAGCGGGTCGAAAATTCCCTGCGGATGTGTTTTTCTGTTTCTTCCTTGTTCTCAGTTTTCTTTTCCACGCTGATAGAAAGCACCTGTTTGTCGAGATTCAGTTTGAAATCAGTCTTCTCGAAACCGGGGGCTACAACGTCAAGCAGGTAGGCCTCTGACGTTTCCTGGATATTCACCGGTGGGTGAGTGGCGAAAAAGTCGGGTGTCAGGAAGTCGTCTTTCCAAAACTTGTTAAGACCATTGTTGCCAAATACTTCATCAAAGATGTTGTTGAATGATTTGTGAACCGGACGTTGATTAAATTTTACGAGTGTCATAGCTATAAATTTTTTAGGTTTTTAATTGTTATCGAGCGTTTGCTCATTTGCCGGGTATAAATCAAACCAAATACCAATGGCCAAAAACTTGCATAATTGTCATTTTTGATGTATTTGTAGTGACAAAAAGTCTTAATTTTATATTATGCAATGACATAATGGCTGTTTATCGATGTTGTCACTCTATTTATTATTATCATTACCTTTGCAAAAAAGGAGATTAATCATATGTACCCAGCGGAATTAGTTATGCCGAGGAAGGCAGAGTTGACCGACAACGGTTTTGAAGAATTACTGACTCCTGCCGATGTTGAGACAGTACTGGCAAAAGAGGGCACTACCCTCGTAGTTATAAATTCAGTTTGCGGATGTTCCGCAGGCACGGCACGCCCGGGCGTGCTGATGGCAGTTGCTACCAGCGAAAAGAAACCTAGCAGGCTGACTACCAGCTTTGCAGGTTACGACCTGGATGCAGTACAGGAGTTGCGTAAGCACCTGTTGCCTTATCCTCCATCTTCCCCTTCTATCGCGTTGTTTAAAGATGGCCAGTTGGTGCACTTTATCGAGCGTCACATGATCGAGGGTCGTCCTCCACAGGTGATTGCAGGTAGCTTGCTGCAGGCTTTCGAAGAATTTTGTTAATTAATATCTTCTCAAAAAGCAGTTAACATACATAAAAAATTAACTGCTTATATGTGAAAGAAATTTGGGATTTGAATTTTCCCAACGTACTTTGGTGGTTTGATTTTTTCCTCTTGACCTAATTCGGCTTTGTTCATAGGAAAGTTCAGATCACCAAATTTTTTTATAGCCTATGTATCCAAATCTTTATTACGTTTTTAAGGATCTCTTCGGTACAAGTCACGCATTTTTCAAGCTGTTTCAAACCTTTGGTTTCTTTGTAGCGGTAGCTTTCCTGGCTGGCGCCTGGGTACTCACGCAGGAATTAAAACGCCGTGAGAAGCTCGGCTGGCTGAAGGGCATGACCGGCATGGCTGTGAGAAAACGGGGCGACTTTAAATCCGGGTTGCTCTGGAGTGCAGTTATCGCGTTTTTGATAGGATACAAAGTATTGGGCATGTTTGTGCTCATACAAGGCAATATGAGCAGTGCGGAAGTCCGCGAGCTGCTGCTTTCTACCCAGGGTAGCCTGTGGTTGGGTATTGCAACGGCGGCCGTGGTAGCCGGCATCAAGTGGGTGAGACGCCCGAAGGATCCGGAAGAGCTGAAGGCGAAGGAATGGAAAGAAGAAGTAACCATCATGCCGCATCAGCGTGTGCCCGACTTTACGGTACTGGCTGCGCTGGCGGGATTGATAGGCGCAAAGATATTTCACAACTTAGAAAACTGGAGCGACTTCGTAGCCGATCCATGGGGTTCGATATTTTCTGCGAGCGGTCTTACCTTTTATGGAGGTTTGATCCTTGCCGCCGTGGTAATCATTTACTACGCCCGTAAGCGCAACATTTCTACCCGCCACCTGATCGATAGCGCTGCGCCGGCATTGATGCTGGCTTATGCTATTGGCAGGATGGGTTGCCACTTTTCGGGCGACGGTGACTGGGGTATTCTCAATAACGCATATGCCCCGGACAGCACCGGTGTTGTGCAGCGTATTACGGACGAGCAGTACCAGCAACGCCTGCACGATCATGCCTCCTTCTTTGAGGGCGAGTTTGGCGGTATGGACAAAGTGCATGCACATGCTTTTGTAAAGCCTAACTCCCTGGCGTTTTTACCCGACTGGTTTTTCGCTTACGGATACCCGCACAACGTCATTAATCGCGGCATGCCGATGGCCAATTGCGACAGCGAATATTGCCATGTACTGCCCGTAGCGGTATATCCCACGCCCTTATACGAGATCATTGCCTGTCTCTTTCTGTTCGGCATTCTTTGGACAATACGACGAAGGGTGACGATACCAGGCGTTATATTCGGCATTTACCTGATTTTCAATGGGCTGGAACGATTCTTTATTGAGAAGATAAGGGTGAATACAAAGTATGACCTGTTCGGATTTCATCCCACGCAGGCGGAGCTTATTTCTACCGCGATGGTGATAACAGGCGCCGTACTGATATGGTATTGCACTACATTACATAAGAAAACAGTTTCCCGTTAAGAACTATATGCAGCGTCATCCCAATCTTGTGCCCCTGTCGCACGAGCATAAGCGGTTGTTGGAAGTGTGCCGGTATCTGAAGTCAGATGCGGTGCCCCAGGAAGGTTATCCCTTAGAACCGCAGGCTAAAATGAACTTCGTCGTGAAGATATTTAAAGAGGTGATGGTACCGCACCTTCAGAAAGAGGATTATCTTTTTGAAGCGTGCGCCGGCCGCGACCCTGAAATTGATAAGGCTATCCAGGAGCTGCAAACCCAGCACCGCCAGATATCTACGATCTACGGTGGCTTGATGGAAAGCAAAGACCTGGAAGCGGATATGGACTACATTGCCCGCGAGCTGGAACTGCACATCCTTCGTGAAGAGGAGGAGGTGTATCCGCTCATCGAACAGCGGTTGCCAGATGTAGTAGGCAGTATGACCTTTTAATAAAGCGATATTTTGAGATACGAGCAGCCGTCCGGAAGGGCGGCTGCTTTTTTTATAGACAGGTGGATTCATTAATTTTATTAAGCTTGGCTATTTCATCCAAGGTGGGATCCTATTTCAGGATGTAACAGGCAAATTGGTAAACAGGTGTAAACCTTAATTCGGATGATCTCACCAGCGTGTACACCTGGTTTTGGATATGAAAAACTGAAAAAGTAGCCAGTTATTCTACTGTTAGTCCATAGTTGGCAGCCAAATTCACCCCGACAACCAGCTACTAATTCTACTGTAATTCTACTGCAATCCTACACTTACTCCGTACAAAGTCCACTACGAATGCCAGTTAAATAGTCGTCACAGCCGATGAACGGAGCGTCGCAACGGCGGATGAAAAGAGAAAGAAAAGTTTGTAACAAAAGAAAAGAAGAAGCGTCTTTAATGCAACACCCCGATCATTTCGACCAATCATCACTGTTTATAGACCATTTATGTAAAGGATTGTACTATGCATTGCAAAGTACCTACCTTTACACTGTAATTGTTAATAAAAGGAACTTAGCCAAGCACAGACACTTTGTTTATCAATTTCATAAATCCGCCTTATATGAAACGTCATTCTAAAATGTTGCCCCTTAGTATGTTGCTTGTTTTCGCAACTGCAATGCCGGCCCTGGCCCAAACGAAAGTGACGGGACAGGTGAACCAGGCAGACAACAAACCGGTACCGTTCGCTACCGTTACTCTGTTAAAGGCCAAGGACTCGACCCTTGCCAAAGGAGCGGTGGCCGATATCGATGGAAAGTATCAATTTGAACAGGTGGCCGCCGGTAAATACCTGGTTGCCGCAGTAAATATGGGAATGAAGAAAAGCTTCAGTCAGCCCTTCGAAGTAAAAAACGCGCCCTTTCAGCTGCCGGCTTTGTTGCTGGGAGAGGATGTTAAGAAACTAAAAGAAGTAAACGTGACCGGTAAAAGGCCGTTCATCGAACAAAAAGCCGATAAGATGGTGGTGAATGTGGAGAACAGTAT
This genomic interval from Chitinophaga horti contains the following:
- a CDS encoding Hsp20/alpha crystallin family protein, with product MTLVKFNQRPVHKSFNNIFDEVFGNNGLNKFWKDDFLTPDFFATHPPVNIQETSEAYLLDVVAPGFEKTDFKLNLDKQVLSISVEKKTENKEETEKHIRREFSTRSFKRSFTLDENVDAEKINAKYENGVLKVTLPKREAKQEPAKEIVVA
- a CDS encoding BrxA/BrxB family bacilliredoxin codes for the protein MPRKAELTDNGFEELLTPADVETVLAKEGTTLVVINSVCGCSAGTARPGVLMAVATSEKKPSRLTTSFAGYDLDAVQELRKHLLPYPPSSPSIALFKDGQLVHFIERHMIEGRPPQVIAGSLLQAFEEFC
- a CDS encoding prolipoprotein diacylglyceryl transferase → MYPNLYYVFKDLFGTSHAFFKLFQTFGFFVAVAFLAGAWVLTQELKRREKLGWLKGMTGMAVRKRGDFKSGLLWSAVIAFLIGYKVLGMFVLIQGNMSSAEVRELLLSTQGSLWLGIATAAVVAGIKWVRRPKDPEELKAKEWKEEVTIMPHQRVPDFTVLAALAGLIGAKIFHNLENWSDFVADPWGSIFSASGLTFYGGLILAAVVIIYYARKRNISTRHLIDSAAPALMLAYAIGRMGCHFSGDGDWGILNNAYAPDSTGVVQRITDEQYQQRLHDHASFFEGEFGGMDKVHAHAFVKPNSLAFLPDWFFAYGYPHNVINRGMPMANCDSEYCHVLPVAVYPTPLYEIIACLFLFGILWTIRRRVTIPGVIFGIYLIFNGLERFFIEKIRVNTKYDLFGFHPTQAELISTAMVITGAVLIWYCTTLHKKTVSR
- a CDS encoding hemerythrin domain-containing protein is translated as MQRHPNLVPLSHEHKRLLEVCRYLKSDAVPQEGYPLEPQAKMNFVVKIFKEVMVPHLQKEDYLFEACAGRDPEIDKAIQELQTQHRQISTIYGGLMESKDLEADMDYIARELELHILREEEEVYPLIEQRLPDVVGSMTF